DNA from Verrucomicrobiaceae bacterium:
CTGGTGAGTTCGATGGGGCCTTCGCAGCCGCAGATGCGCATGCACTCGCGGATGAGTGGGTGCTGCACCTCATCTAGCCGGGTGACGACTTCAGTGCGGGAGTATTTGAGAAAGATTTTAGGCTCAAAAAGGCGGTGCGCGGCGAGATAGACGTAAAGGTCTATTGCGGTGCTGACCACAGCACCTTCTTCGCGCTCATAGAATGCGGGTAGGTCGGTGCCACCACCGGCGAAGCTGGCACGCAAGGGTGTTTGTGTGATGATCATCGCGTTTTCAGGCGGTTTGGATTTCAGCGGCAATCTCGCGCACGGCGCGACGCACGGCGTCTTGAGAGGAAAAAGTGGCCTGCCAGCCGAGGCGGGTGAGGAGCTGCGTGTCGAAGGCATACTTCGTCACGTCGCCGACCCAACCCTGCGGTGTGCTGCCAAACTGGATGCCCGCAGAGGGATCGACCGCGTCACGGACGGCTTCGGCGATGAAGCGCACGGTGGCGGTGTCAGCGGGGGAGATGTTGACGCAGTTGATGCGCTGTGTGCCGTGGCGCTGGATGTGGAGCATGGCGTCCACCAGCTCGGTGACGTGCAGGTAGGGCTTCTCTTGGGTGCCGTCGCCTAGCACTTGCAGCGGGTTTTGCCCTGAGCGCATTTTTTTCACCAGATCATGGATGACGCCATGCGTGGAGCGTGGGCCGATGACGTTGGGAAAGCGGTAAAGAGTGGCGCGGTCCAAGAAGGCATGCGTAGCGGCGCAGATCGCGCCTTCGGAGGCGAGCTTCATCGCGCCATAATTGGAGGCGGGCTGGCAAGGGCCTGCGGACTCTCCGATGAAGCCCTCTAGCGGGCCGTAAATGGCGCTGCTGGAGGCAAAAGCGATCTCACGCACGTTTTCACGCCGCATCCAGTCCAGGACGTGAAAGGTGGTCATAAAAGTGTCCTGCAAATCGACACGCGCGTCGCGTACACCGGCCTGGATGTCGGAATTGGCCGCCATGTGCCAAACGAGGCTGATGGGCTGCTCGCGGTGGAGTCGGCTCACTTCATCGTTCCAGGCATGGATGTCATTCAAATCGGCCTGGATGAGCCTGAAGCTGTTTTTTTGGCCTGCGGTGGCCAAATTGGCTGCACGGCCCAGTTTGAGGCTGTCCACGCCGGTGACGCGGATGCCGAGGTCTTGCAGGTGGTCGATGAGATGACTGCCAATGAAGCCTGCGGCTCCTGTGACGAGATGATGAGTGAATGCGGTCATGAGTGATTTTTGGCTGCGAGTGCTTCGGTGTAGAGCTGGTGGAGACGCTCACCGTATTGCGAGAGGGGCGTGGCCTCCGGCAGGATGGATTTCCATTCGCTCGTGCGCTGGCGCAGCTCCAGCAACGCGGCGGCGATGCCCGGCACATCCCAGGGCAGCGAGACACCATTTTCACCAGGACGCAGCACCATCTCACTGCCCCAGTGTGGTGTGAGAGCCAGCGGCAGGCCGAGTGCGCATGCCTCTGCCTCGACTGCGGCGAAGGACTCAAAGTAGGAGGGGAAAACAAAAGCATCCGCAGCCGCCATGGCCTCGGCGAGTGACTCGACCCAACCGGCGATCATTAGCCACTCGGTATGGTGTGGGAACCGGGCAGCGAGGTCTTCCTGGAGTCGTTTGATGCCGTCTTTGCTACCGCCAAGCAGCAAAACGCGAAAGCTGCGCTGCCCCTGCTCCCATAGTGCCTCCAGCGCACTGGCTAGGATGTAAAAACCCTTTCGTTCATAGCCGCCCTGCGCGGCAAAAGCGAGCACATAGGTGTCGTCGCGAAATCCCCAATGGCTGCGCATCTTCCGCCGGTCGACCTCACGCCTGCCGGGGTGAAACTCCTGTTCATCGTAGCTAGAGGGCAGCACACCGACTCGTGCTGTGTCACCAGCGATCTTTTGCAAACCACGTGCCACACCGCGTCCGACAGCCAGCAATAAATCCGGCCGAAACCAGCGAAAGTAAATGAGTTCGATCAAGGCACTGTAACAGGAGACGAGAATGTGAGGGATGACCGCAGGCCGTAGCAGCCGTGTGGCGAGCGTTTTACACCAAGCCCAGTTGATGAAGTGAACGGTGGTCATGTCTGCATGCACAAAACCCGGCCCGCAGGCGTGTACCAGCCGCGCAGGCCGACGCCCGCGCAGTAGCCACCACATGAATTGACGCCATGTGACCTGTGGCGCAAAGCACATCAAATTGAATACCCAGTGCAGGCCGGTTTTGGGCATCAAGTCGGTGCGGAACATCTCGGGTGGCAATGTGGTTTGCTGGCACCATAGGCGGATGCGCCATCCGCGCTCCTGAACCAGCTTCAGCGCATTGAGAACAAGGGGCTTCATGGCCGGGCTGCGCATAATGATGTCGGGGTCTGTCCACAGCACCTCACGCTGCGCGCACTCCGTGCGCCGCTGGATAAAGGCGGGCAATCGACTGGCCAAGTCCTCCTCGGACGCATACACCAAGAGGTCTTCTGCGGGCAGCTTTACCATGTCGGCCAACTCGGTGGGCACCAGCACCGCGTCGGCATAGGCTGTCACATGGCGGAGCAATGCAGGAGAAAGCGGTCGCGTGATCCTGGCCAGCAAGAGCTGCTGCCTGCCGCTGAAACGCTCACTCAGCAGGTGGCGCAGCCAAGACGGCCAGTCCTGCACGGGTGGCAAGGGGCAATGAAGCATGACGTTCATGATAAAGAAGTCGTCGGAGCAGAAAAGTGGCGCAGGTACCTTTCCGCTACAGGCCGCCGTTGGTGTCGCGCGAGGTGCTCACACACTGGCTGCGGGATGATTCCGGCCTGCTCGGCAGCCTTTGCTAGCCCCTGGATCAATGCCGACGAGAGTTCGGCTGCGTTCCCTTTTTCGAAGAGAATGGCGTGACCGCCGCAGGCCTCTGGCAAGCCGCCGCAACGAGAAGCGACCACCACGCACCCGGAGGCCAGCCCTTCCAGCGCGATGAGTCCAAAAGGCTCCTCCCAGGTCGATGGAATGACCAGTACCTGAGACCGTCGCATGTGGGCAGCGACATCGGCAGCGGGCTTCAGGCCCATGAAGCTGACCTGATCTTGAAGGCCCAGAGCTACGACTTCCTCCCGCCAACGCGGCAACGCGCTCTTACCGGGTATGCCGATGTCACCGATGACCGTCAGCCCTGGTCGGCTACCGCACTCACGCAAATGAACAAGGGCTTGGAGCAGCACCCCGAGGCCTTTTTCCTCCGCCAGTCTGCCGACAAAGAGCAGCTCTGTTTTCCTCTTCTCTGGGTCCGGTTTCACCCAGAAGAGAGATTCATCATATGGATTGCTGATGATGACGCCGTGGCCGCCCCAGTTCGTGCGCACGATCTCGCTCACGGAGATGGCTTGACAGTGATTCGCGGCGAGGTGCCCCTGAATCTTTTTCCACCACGGTGTGTGTCCATCTTCACCGGTAAAATACGTGTGGTGGGAGACAAAACAGCGCTTTCTCCGCACTAGGAATGGCAGGAGGAACTTCACCCCCAGCTCGGCTTGCAGCAAAACATCTGCCCACCCGGCCCAGCGTATGAGTGAGGCCAGGTCCGGCCTGCGCACGACCAGAAAAGCATCCTCTCCTTCATCCGTGTCGTCCGCAGGTGTGGATGTGATCACAACGACTTCATGCTGCAACTGCTGAAACGCCGTGGCCAGCATGCGCACATAAACGGAGACCCCACCGCAGACCGGAAAGTAGTTCCTCGCTGTAATGACAATTTTCATCGGCAGGTCATCCAGAGCCAGTGATTTCCAGGTGCGCGGTGCTCCTGAACCCCGGCGAGCAGCAGGCCGTCATCGATAGTGGCAGGAACGGCGGGCCGATTTTGTCTCACCCATGCCTGGCGGTCTTCCGGCCAGATTTCCTGGATGCGGTGTGTGGCATCAAAACGCGCACGCAGAAGCTGATTCAGGTCTCTGGAGTCCGCTCCATCTTCATGCACCTCCACCAGCACCTCCGTCTGCATGAGCGCGGGTGCCTTGGCTGGGTCTAACAGCATGCGCTCAAAGCCCTC
Protein-coding regions in this window:
- a CDS encoding glycosyltransferase gives rise to the protein MNVMLHCPLPPVQDWPSWLRHLLSERFSGRQQLLLARITRPLSPALLRHVTAYADAVLVPTELADMVKLPAEDLLVYASEEDLASRLPAFIQRRTECAQREVLWTDPDIIMRSPAMKPLVLNALKLVQERGWRIRLWCQQTTLPPEMFRTDLMPKTGLHWVFNLMCFAPQVTWRQFMWWLLRGRRPARLVHACGPGFVHADMTTVHFINWAWCKTLATRLLRPAVIPHILVSCYSALIELIYFRWFRPDLLLAVGRGVARGLQKIAGDTARVGVLPSSYDEQEFHPGRREVDRRKMRSHWGFRDDTYVLAFAAQGGYERKGFYILASALEALWEQGQRSFRVLLLGGSKDGIKRLQEDLAARFPHHTEWLMIAGWVESLAEAMAAADAFVFPSYFESFAAVEAEACALGLPLALTPHWGSEMVLRPGENGVSLPWDVPGIAAALLELRQRTSEWKSILPEATPLSQYGERLHQLYTEALAAKNHS
- a CDS encoding glycosyltransferase family 4 protein; this translates as MKIVITARNYFPVCGGVSVYVRMLATAFQQLQHEVVVITSTPADDTDEGEDAFLVVRRPDLASLIRWAGWADVLLQAELGVKFLLPFLVRRKRCFVSHHTYFTGEDGHTPWWKKIQGHLAANHCQAISVSEIVRTNWGGHGVIISNPYDESLFWVKPDPEKRKTELLFVGRLAEEKGLGVLLQALVHLRECGSRPGLTVIGDIGIPGKSALPRWREEVVALGLQDQVSFMGLKPAADVAAHMRRSQVLVIPSTWEEPFGLIALEGLASGCVVVASRCGGLPEACGGHAILFEKGNAAELSSALIQGLAKAAEQAGIIPQPVCEHLARHQRRPVAERYLRHFSAPTTSLS
- a CDS encoding NAD-dependent epimerase/dehydratase family protein, whose translation is MTAFTHHLVTGAAGFIGSHLIDHLQDLGIRVTGVDSLKLGRAANLATAGQKNSFRLIQADLNDIHAWNDEVSRLHREQPISLVWHMAANSDIQAGVRDARVDLQDTFMTTFHVLDWMRRENVREIAFASSSAIYGPLEGFIGESAGPCQPASNYGAMKLASEGAICAATHAFLDRATLYRFPNVIGPRSTHGVIHDLVKKMRSGQNPLQVLGDGTQEKPYLHVTELVDAMLHIQRHGTQRINCVNISPADTATVRFIAEAVRDAVDPSAGIQFGSTPQGWVGDVTKYAFDTQLLTRLGWQATFSSQDAVRRAVREIAAEIQTA